A genomic window from Corynebacterium fournieri includes:
- a CDS encoding galactan 5-O-arabinofuranosyltransferase: protein MTTAYHPDEQSVGQTAARTVAAGLAGGVIALAAWFVLHKISLPAFNTSMVTRSLATAASFVCIGVGVVLAVLWTKGKKPWISSAVMSLVPAGLVVSSIGIPLGATRLYLDGIQVDQGFRTQFLSRMTENLGHADMAYKGLPTFYPMGWFWLGGRTANVLDMPGWEVYQPYAIATLAAAAAMLTPVWRRLTGSLPTALAIATVTTAVVLTEVPEEPYAAVVAMFLPAAAVMAYRAVSGSWAATIALAVYLGISASFYTLFTAIAALTVVVIAIVLAFNKHSFTPVVHLVVVGAISLAIAAVSWGPYVWWVLTGDEQMESTANHFLPIEGTYFPLPFLSFSLVGLLSMIGLIYLVSRIKDPEVGALGASIGVCYLWALASMAITLLGTSLLGFRLEVLIVELFATLGVIAIAEFGLNKYTPAVAAILAVGALQMVQHIPVENEDYIDQAYADTDGYGERADRFPADAGRYYNEIAAYIEEHGHKENDAVIYTDEINFMAFHPFFGFNAYTSHYANPLGEFEHRNDELKQWAEISYDDPEKFTEAVDNSQWEPPTAFIFRDNGKDGYKTHIAHDIYPSQPNVRYEGLFYNPEAFAKDWDVKQIGPFAVAVRK, encoded by the coding sequence ATGACTACCGCTTACCACCCCGACGAGCAGTCGGTTGGGCAAACCGCTGCCCGGACTGTCGCGGCCGGGCTCGCCGGCGGCGTGATCGCCCTGGCCGCCTGGTTCGTGCTGCACAAGATCTCGCTGCCGGCGTTTAACACGTCGATGGTGACCAGGTCTTTGGCCACCGCCGCCTCCTTCGTCTGCATCGGCGTCGGCGTCGTTTTGGCCGTGCTGTGGACCAAGGGCAAGAAACCCTGGATTTCCTCGGCCGTGATGTCGTTGGTGCCGGCGGGGCTGGTGGTGTCGTCTATCGGCATCCCGCTCGGCGCGACCCGGCTGTACCTGGACGGCATCCAGGTGGACCAGGGCTTCCGCACCCAGTTCCTGTCGCGCATGACGGAGAACCTCGGCCACGCCGACATGGCGTACAAGGGCCTGCCCACCTTCTACCCCATGGGCTGGTTCTGGCTGGGCGGGCGCACCGCCAACGTGCTGGACATGCCGGGCTGGGAGGTGTACCAGCCGTACGCAATCGCCACCCTGGCGGCGGCCGCGGCCATGCTCACCCCGGTCTGGCGCAGGCTCACAGGCTCGTTGCCGACCGCGCTGGCAATCGCCACGGTGACCACGGCGGTCGTGCTCACGGAGGTGCCCGAGGAGCCGTACGCGGCCGTGGTGGCCATGTTCCTGCCGGCGGCTGCAGTGATGGCCTACCGGGCGGTGAGTGGCTCCTGGGCAGCCACGATCGCGCTGGCCGTCTACCTGGGCATCTCCGCCAGCTTCTACACCCTGTTTACTGCGATCGCGGCGCTGACGGTGGTGGTCATCGCGATCGTGCTGGCGTTTAACAAGCACAGCTTCACCCCGGTCGTCCACCTGGTGGTCGTCGGCGCCATATCCCTGGCCATCGCCGCGGTGTCCTGGGGCCCGTACGTCTGGTGGGTGCTCACCGGCGACGAGCAGATGGAGTCCACCGCCAACCACTTCCTGCCCATCGAGGGCACGTACTTCCCCCTGCCGTTCCTGTCGTTCTCCCTGGTCGGCCTGCTATCCATGATCGGCCTGATCTACCTGGTCAGCAGGATCAAGGATCCGGAGGTGGGGGCCCTTGGTGCGTCGATAGGCGTGTGCTACCTGTGGGCGCTGGCCTCCATGGCCATCACCCTGCTGGGCACCTCGCTGCTGGGCTTCCGCCTGGAGGTGCTCATTGTGGAGCTGTTTGCCACCCTCGGCGTCATCGCCATCGCGGAGTTCGGGCTGAACAAGTACACCCCGGCCGTCGCCGCCATCCTGGCGGTGGGCGCGCTGCAAATGGTGCAGCACATCCCGGTGGAAAACGAGGACTACATCGACCAGGCCTACGCGGACACGGACGGCTACGGCGAGCGCGCAGACCGCTTCCCGGCTGACGCGGGCCGCTACTACAACGAGATCGCCGCCTACATCGAGGAGCACGGCCACAAGGAAAATGACGCGGTGATCTACACCGACGAGATCAACTTCATGGCCTTCCACCCCTTCTTCGGCTTCAACGCCTACACCAGCCACTACGCCAACCCGCTGGGCGAGTTCGAGCACCGCAACGACGAACTGAAGCAGTGGGCCGAGATCTCCTACGACGACCCGGAGAAGTTCACCGAGGCCGTGGATAACTCGCAGTGGGAGCCGCCAACCGCGTTCATCTTCCGCGACAACGGCAAGGACGGCTACAAGACGCACATCGCGCACGACATCTACCCCAGCCAGCCGAACGTGCGCTACGAGGGGCTGTTCTATAACCCGGAAGCATTTGCAAAGGACTGGGACGTCAAACAGATCGGCCCGTTCGCTGTCGCGGTAAGGAAGTAA
- a CDS encoding response regulator transcription factor, with product MRIAIADDSALLREGVAGLLTRRGHEVVAQVDSADRVQGVVDTHVPDLVITDVRMPPNMRDDGLQAALELRHRGPVNVLVLSQYVAPAYARELFSGGDGGTGYLLKDRVAEVKDFIQACETVASGGVVIDPDVASALMAASSRWLTTLTPRETEVLEHMAEGLSNAQISEQLYLSGAAVAKHVSSIFSKLGLTPDEDNRRVRAILMYLAERGVG from the coding sequence ATGAGGATTGCCATCGCGGACGACTCCGCACTGCTGCGGGAAGGCGTTGCCGGCCTGCTCACCCGGCGCGGCCACGAGGTCGTGGCGCAGGTGGACAGTGCGGATCGGGTACAGGGAGTCGTCGATACGCATGTGCCCGACCTGGTGATCACGGACGTGAGGATGCCGCCGAACATGCGCGACGACGGCCTCCAAGCAGCACTTGAGCTGCGCCACCGAGGCCCGGTTAACGTGCTGGTGCTCTCGCAGTACGTTGCGCCCGCCTACGCGCGGGAACTGTTCTCCGGTGGCGACGGCGGCACCGGCTACCTGCTCAAGGATCGTGTCGCCGAAGTGAAAGACTTCATCCAGGCGTGCGAAACCGTGGCGTCCGGCGGGGTGGTCATCGACCCGGACGTGGCGAGCGCGCTCATGGCCGCGAGCTCGCGCTGGCTAACCACGCTCACGCCGCGCGAGACGGAAGTACTCGAACACATGGCGGAGGGCCTGTCCAACGCGCAGATCTCCGAGCAGCTCTACCTCTCCGGCGCTGCGGTGGCGAAGCACGTCTCCAGCATCTTCTCCAAACTGGGGCTCACCCCCGACGAGGACAACCGTCGAGTACGCGCGATCCTGATGTACCTGGCAGAACGTGGAGTTGGGTAG
- a CDS encoding arabinosyltransferase domain-containing protein gives MKKVQTTAIVAGLIAFVLLLLTPFLPVKQTESSVSWPQNDSVASVNAPLISLAPQELDVTVPLKAVGELRDGESLILGTLPEGSPKASDRGFFVTSPEGGLVVSSLNEVLLQLSPAQVKKLPADARLEAKLAHDSTTVEIPDTDYAEESEDDYRPQLTGIYTELQDSQELIGEGLNAHVDINSRFTSKPTLVKTLAMVIGLISALVSLAALRKLDRPAPKLRRKGLTPLDGLVAAVLGFWHVFGANTSDDGYLLTMARVAANTDYMANYYRWYGVPEAPFGSPFYDLLALLSQVSTASMWMRLPALFAALGTWWLLSREILPKLGTQRRVAHWTAALVFLAFWLPYNNGTRPEPIIAFGLMATWALFERAMETDRLVPAAWGTIVAALTLACGPTGLAAVGVFLIALPWVLRTIGRRQAKLAYIAPFLAAGMAVMVPVFKDQTLASVLEATAVRSEVGPAMHWFEEWSRYSVLFEQTVDGSLARRFPMFVLLLCIGLILWWFARGGEKTDTAKRMMLIIGFSTFFLMFTPTKWTHHFGIYAGLGAAIAAYGSVVLSRIALQSNRNRSFAAAAVLFLLALTLAGWNGWWYVSSYAVPWWDRVPQLKAVEANSVVLALALAVFVLGVVQAMKGAKPIDASRWAGVMSAPIAVAAALIVALSCLTFVKSFVSQAPAYSVGMGNVRTFAGDRCAQGSDVLLEDDTNDAFLTPIDGVPLGRSLDSGDNHAFTPDGVPAYIASENADTSDVSGQQVQDDDTADVDPTSDEAQSTSRVNTQGNRPRSMRGVNGSTVRLPFGLDYTRVPVLGTFEDEPTQSASLETAWFELPEKSEDRPLLVASVAGRIKHHDINGIEEDGTELKMEYGRTTEGGVEKLGDVEMLDQGPTPQWRNVRYPLDELPEDADTVRLVAEDASLAEKDWLAVTPLRNPKLVELSEVFDADTPGLLDWTVAFQYPCQRPFFHEAGVNEIPEYRIMPDAPGKAKLSGFMDFLGGGALAPTEAVNTSYEIPGYLRDDWQRDWGSVAKYQLRTNSAGEVPALAQVDTAQTTRWGLYTPGPMKVRDPNE, from the coding sequence GTGAAAAAAGTCCAGACCACCGCTATCGTCGCGGGCCTCATCGCGTTCGTCCTGCTGCTGCTCACCCCGTTTTTGCCGGTGAAGCAGACGGAATCTTCAGTGTCGTGGCCGCAGAATGACTCGGTCGCCTCCGTCAACGCGCCGCTGATTTCGCTGGCGCCGCAGGAGCTCGACGTCACGGTGCCGCTCAAGGCGGTCGGCGAGCTGCGTGACGGCGAGTCCCTCATCCTGGGCACCCTCCCCGAGGGCTCCCCGAAGGCGAGCGACCGCGGCTTCTTTGTCACCTCCCCCGAGGGCGGCCTTGTGGTCAGCTCGCTCAACGAGGTGCTGCTCCAGCTGAGCCCGGCGCAGGTAAAGAAGCTGCCCGCCGACGCACGGCTTGAAGCGAAGCTCGCCCACGATTCCACCACCGTGGAGATCCCGGACACGGATTACGCCGAGGAGAGCGAGGACGACTACCGCCCGCAGCTCACCGGCATTTACACGGAGCTGCAGGATTCGCAGGAGCTGATCGGCGAGGGGTTGAACGCCCACGTGGACATCAACTCCCGGTTCACCTCGAAGCCCACGCTGGTGAAGACGTTGGCGATGGTGATCGGCCTGATCTCGGCGCTGGTTTCGCTGGCCGCGCTGCGCAAACTGGACCGTCCCGCCCCGAAGCTGCGGCGCAAGGGCCTGACGCCTCTCGACGGCCTGGTGGCCGCCGTGCTCGGTTTCTGGCACGTCTTCGGCGCCAACACCTCCGACGACGGCTACCTGCTCACCATGGCCCGCGTGGCCGCCAACACGGACTACATGGCCAACTACTACCGCTGGTACGGCGTGCCGGAGGCGCCGTTCGGCTCCCCGTTCTACGACCTGTTGGCGCTGCTATCACAGGTGAGCACGGCGTCGATGTGGATGCGCCTGCCGGCGCTTTTCGCCGCGCTGGGCACCTGGTGGCTGCTCTCCCGCGAGATCCTGCCCAAGCTGGGAACCCAGAGGAGGGTGGCGCACTGGACCGCCGCGCTGGTTTTCCTGGCGTTCTGGCTGCCGTACAACAACGGCACCCGCCCGGAGCCGATCATCGCGTTCGGCCTCATGGCCACCTGGGCGCTGTTCGAGCGCGCCATGGAAACTGACCGCCTCGTGCCGGCGGCGTGGGGCACCATCGTGGCGGCGCTGACGCTGGCGTGCGGCCCGACCGGTTTGGCCGCGGTGGGCGTGTTCTTGATTGCGCTGCCGTGGGTGTTGCGCACCATTGGACGTCGTCAAGCGAAGCTCGCGTACATCGCGCCGTTCCTCGCCGCGGGAATGGCTGTGATGGTGCCGGTGTTCAAGGACCAGACGCTGGCCAGCGTGCTGGAGGCCACCGCCGTGCGCTCCGAGGTGGGCCCGGCGATGCACTGGTTCGAAGAGTGGAGCCGTTACTCCGTCCTGTTCGAGCAGACGGTGGACGGCTCGCTGGCGCGCCGCTTCCCCATGTTCGTGCTGCTGCTGTGCATCGGCCTGATCCTGTGGTGGTTCGCGCGCGGCGGGGAGAAGACCGACACGGCCAAGCGGATGATGCTGATCATCGGCTTCTCCACCTTCTTCCTCATGTTCACGCCGACGAAGTGGACCCACCACTTCGGCATCTACGCGGGCCTGGGCGCGGCGATCGCGGCGTACGGGTCTGTGGTGCTCTCGCGAATCGCGCTGCAGTCCAACCGCAACCGTTCCTTCGCCGCCGCGGCCGTGCTGTTCCTGCTGGCGCTCACACTCGCGGGCTGGAACGGCTGGTGGTACGTCTCCTCCTACGCGGTGCCGTGGTGGGACCGCGTGCCGCAGCTGAAGGCCGTGGAGGCGAACTCTGTGGTGCTGGCGCTGGCGCTGGCGGTGTTTGTGCTGGGCGTGGTGCAGGCGATGAAGGGCGCCAAGCCTATCGACGCCTCCCGGTGGGCCGGTGTCATGTCCGCCCCCATCGCCGTGGCGGCCGCGCTGATCGTGGCGCTGTCGTGCCTGACGTTTGTGAAGTCTTTCGTCTCCCAGGCGCCCGCCTACTCCGTGGGCATGGGCAACGTGCGCACCTTCGCGGGCGACCGCTGCGCCCAGGGCTCCGACGTGTTGCTGGAGGACGACACCAACGACGCATTCCTCACGCCTATCGACGGCGTTCCGCTGGGCCGCTCCCTGGATTCGGGCGACAACCACGCGTTCACCCCGGACGGCGTGCCGGCCTACATCGCCTCTGAAAACGCCGATACCTCGGACGTGAGCGGCCAGCAGGTGCAGGACGACGACACCGCCGATGTGGACCCGACCTCGGACGAGGCGCAGTCCACCTCCCGTGTGAACACGCAGGGCAACCGCCCACGCTCCATGCGCGGCGTGAACGGTTCGACTGTGCGCCTGCCGTTCGGCCTGGACTACACCCGCGTGCCGGTGCTGGGCACCTTCGAGGACGAACCGACGCAATCGGCAAGCCTGGAAACTGCATGGTTCGAACTGCCGGAGAAGTCCGAGGACCGTCCGCTGCTGGTCGCCTCCGTGGCTGGCCGCATCAAGCACCACGACATCAACGGCATCGAGGAGGACGGCACGGAGCTGAAGATGGAGTACGGCCGCACCACCGAAGGTGGCGTGGAAAAGCTCGGCGACGTGGAGATGCTGGACCAGGGCCCCACTCCGCAGTGGCGCAACGTGCGCTACCCACTGGACGAGCTGCCGGAGGACGCCGACACGGTCCGCCTCGTCGCCGAGGACGCTTCCCTGGCGGAGAAGGACTGGCTGGCGGTGACCCCGCTGCGCAACCCGAAGCTGGTGGAGCTGAGCGAGGTGTTCGATGCCGACACCCCGGGCCTGTTGGACTGGACCGTGGCGTTCCAATACCCCTGCCAGCGCCCCTTCTTCCACGAGGCCGGCGTGAACGAGATTCCGGAGTACCGCATCATGCCGGACGCCCCGGGTAAGGCGAAGCTGTCCGGCTTTATGGACTTCCTCGGCGGCGGCGCGCTCGCCCCGACGGAGGCCGTGAACACCTCCTACGAGATCCCGGGCTACCTGCGCGACGACTGGCAGCGCGACTGGGGTTCCGTGGCCAAGTACCAGCTGCGCACCAACTCCGCCGGTGAGGTGCCGGCGCTGGCCCAGGTGGATACCGCGCAGACGACCAGGTGGGGCCTGTACACCCCCGGCCCGATGAAGGTCCGCGACCCGAACGAGTAA
- a CDS encoding cutinase family protein, with protein sequence MKMPRIAAAAALLLALTAAPAEAKPQHCSAHYLVAVPGGANTAEGIPDFVPHGGNVFMTGILTRLGTGGEIQPVWVSYSSTPFATKEYEKSKAGGLRRARATVSNLANACPDARFSFTGYSLGADIAATLTSDIANGRGPINPERVSGVALFANPHQGGNGAVLSSGTSPHSRGSLGSLPDGYGALGPRVLEICRVDDLVCSMQESHRGLVAPAMRTNLAAGRLPAAEFNVLFRALGLKSLGIFSNIGSHGGYTLAQQREASNWIIGQSEAPVQIPVPDVELGHE encoded by the coding sequence ATGAAAATGCCAAGAATCGCCGCCGCAGCAGCCCTGCTGCTGGCCCTGACAGCCGCGCCCGCAGAGGCGAAACCGCAGCACTGCTCCGCCCACTACCTGGTCGCGGTGCCGGGCGGCGCGAACACGGCGGAAGGGATCCCGGACTTCGTGCCACACGGCGGCAACGTGTTCATGACGGGCATCCTCACCCGCCTGGGCACCGGCGGGGAGATCCAGCCGGTGTGGGTGTCCTATTCCTCCACCCCGTTCGCCACCAAGGAGTACGAGAAGTCGAAGGCCGGCGGCCTCAGGCGCGCGCGAGCCACCGTTTCCAATCTGGCGAACGCCTGCCCCGACGCGCGGTTCAGCTTCACCGGCTACTCCCTCGGCGCGGACATCGCCGCCACCTTGACCAGCGACATCGCCAACGGCCGCGGCCCGATCAACCCGGAGCGGGTCTCCGGTGTGGCGTTGTTTGCTAACCCGCACCAGGGCGGCAACGGGGCGGTGCTGTCCTCCGGCACGTCGCCACACTCGCGCGGTTCGCTGGGGTCGCTGCCGGACGGCTACGGTGCGCTCGGTCCCCGCGTGCTGGAGATCTGCCGCGTGGACGATCTGGTGTGCTCCATGCAGGAGTCCCACCGCGGCCTGGTCGCCCCTGCCATGCGCACCAACCTGGCGGCCGGGCGCCTGCCCGCCGCCGAGTTCAACGTGCTCTTCCGCGCTTTGGGCTTGAAGTCGCTAGGCATTTTCTCCAACATCGGCTCTCACGGTGGCTACACCCTGGCCCAGCAGCGCGAGGCCAGCAACTGGATCATCGGGCAGTCTGAAGCGCCGGTCCAGATCCCCGTGCCGGATGTAGAGTTGGGGCATGAATGA